A single window of Pectobacterium parmentieri DNA harbors:
- a CDS encoding MarR family winged helix-turn-helix transcriptional regulator: MHRLDELGRQLNHLDNLFQQWMKKLGFNQNAFAVLHSLAVSPDGKCTQKYICERWSLPKQTVFSICKLFKEQGLIDIAESEHDKREKILTLTELGKKRTQPILTQSQILSERAFGALGQEQTQQLFSNLEGFCRVFEQEMDNVPGRSE, encoded by the coding sequence ATGCATCGATTAGATGAATTAGGCAGACAGCTCAATCACCTCGATAACTTGTTTCAACAATGGATGAAGAAGCTAGGTTTTAATCAGAATGCCTTTGCGGTTCTGCATTCTTTGGCGGTATCTCCAGATGGAAAATGTACGCAAAAATATATTTGTGAGCGATGGAGCTTGCCTAAGCAAACGGTGTTTAGCATCTGCAAGTTATTCAAAGAACAAGGTCTGATTGACATCGCTGAAAGCGAACACGACAAGCGAGAAAAGATCCTGACGCTAACAGAACTGGGGAAAAAACGCACTCAGCCGATTTTGACGCAATCGCAGATATTAAGTGAACGTGCTTTCGGGGCTTTGGGTCAGGAACAAACGCAGCAACTTTTCTCTAATTTAGAGGGGTTTTGCAGGGTGTTTGAACAAGAGATGGATAATGTGCCTGGGCGTAGTGAGTAG
- a CDS encoding YqcC family protein, giving the protein MSRENQVRQSLFDIERALRESPFWQVVPPEDEAFNSTEPFSLDTMRPEEWLQWVFLPRMHALLDSDLALPAELALLPYFEDALEGSPEQTAAVFLRLKQLDELFNPDVQDGAVHDA; this is encoded by the coding sequence ATGAGTAGAGAGAATCAGGTTCGTCAGTCATTATTCGATATTGAGCGCGCATTGAGAGAAAGTCCTTTCTGGCAGGTTGTCCCACCGGAAGATGAGGCGTTTAACAGCACTGAGCCTTTCAGCCTTGATACCATGCGACCAGAAGAATGGTTGCAGTGGGTTTTTTTGCCGCGCATGCATGCTTTGTTGGACAGCGATTTAGCGTTGCCTGCCGAGCTGGCACTGCTGCCTTATTTTGAAGACGCGTTAGAAGGTTCGCCGGAACAGACGGCGGCGGTCTTTTTGCGTCTCAAGCAGCTCGATGAGTTATTCAACCCCGATGTACAGGATGGCGCAGTGCACGATGCTTGA
- the truC gene encoding tRNA pseudouridine(65) synthase TruC yields the protein MLEIIYQDEHLVAVNKPSGWLVHRSWLDRKEKVVVMQTVRDQIGQHVYTVHRLDRPTSGVLLLALSSEVARALSQQFESHQMQKMYHAVVRGYVLDDGVIDYALTEELDKIADKFANPDKAPQPAVTHYRALAQAEMPVAIGRYPTARYSLMELKPQTGRKHQLRRHMSHLHHPIIGDTAHGDLRHNRGMETHFSCGRLMLHASELQLNHPVSGQPLTLQARWDAPWQGVMRQFGWQGILPEFEGVEFLAESGQDSGNLVE from the coding sequence ATGCTTGAGATTATTTATCAGGATGAGCATCTGGTTGCCGTCAATAAACCGAGTGGCTGGCTGGTGCATCGTAGTTGGTTGGATCGCAAAGAAAAGGTCGTGGTGATGCAGACCGTGCGCGATCAAATTGGTCAGCATGTGTATACCGTTCATCGCCTCGACAGGCCGACATCCGGTGTGTTGCTGCTCGCGCTGTCCAGCGAAGTGGCGCGTGCGCTATCCCAGCAGTTTGAATCGCACCAGATGCAGAAAATGTATCATGCCGTTGTGCGGGGCTATGTGCTGGATGACGGCGTGATTGACTACGCGCTCACCGAAGAGTTGGACAAGATTGCCGATAAATTTGCCAATCCTGATAAAGCACCGCAGCCTGCCGTTACGCATTACCGCGCTTTAGCACAGGCTGAGATGCCGGTTGCCATCGGTCGTTACCCTACGGCGCGCTACAGTTTGATGGAGCTGAAGCCGCAGACCGGGCGTAAACATCAGCTACGCCGTCACATGTCACATCTTCACCATCCGATTATCGGCGATACCGCCCACGGCGACCTGCGACACAATCGTGGTATGGAAACGCACTTCTCCTGCGGCAGGCTCATGCTGCATGCCAGCGAGTTACAGTTGAATCATCCCGTGAGCGGGCAGCCATTAACGTTGCAGGCACGCTGGGATGCACCGTGGCAGGGGGTGATGAGGCAGTTTGGCTGGCAAGGGATTCTCCCTGAGTTTGAAGGGGTTGAGTTTCTTGCAGAGTCAGGTCAGGATAGCGGGAATCTCGTCGAGTAA
- a CDS encoding flavodoxin, whose protein sequence is MAQIGIFVGTVYGNALLVAEEAENILKDRGHEVKVFEDATLGSWLDYREHAVLVVTSTTGQGQLPDSIVPLYAALREKGGYQPTLRYGVIALGDSSYPNFCAGGHLFDALLQEIGAKRLGDVLDIDAVENPEPEVISCPWVEEWADLVDAQ, encoded by the coding sequence ATGGCGCAGATTGGTATTTTTGTTGGTACGGTCTACGGAAATGCATTGCTGGTGGCCGAAGAAGCGGAAAATATTCTCAAAGATCGTGGCCACGAGGTGAAGGTCTTTGAGGATGCGACGCTGGGATCCTGGCTGGACTACCGTGAACATGCTGTTTTAGTCGTCACGTCAACGACAGGGCAGGGCCAACTGCCTGATTCTATTGTTCCGCTTTACGCGGCTCTGCGGGAGAAAGGCGGTTATCAGCCCACGTTGCGCTATGGCGTCATTGCGCTGGGTGACAGCAGCTACCCGAATTTCTGTGCGGGTGGTCATCTTTTCGATGCGTTATTGCAGGAAATAGGTGCTAAACGCCTGGGCGATGTTTTGGATATTGATGCGGTCGAAAATCCTGAACCTGAAGTCATTTCATGCCCGTGGGTCGAAGAATGGGCCGATTTGGTTGATGCCCAGTGA
- a CDS encoding DUF3461 family protein: MYDNLKSLGITNPDDIDRYSLRQEANNDILKIYFRKDKGEFFAKSVKFKYPRQRKTIVADNSGQGYKEINEISPNLRYVIDELDKICQQEQVEVDLKRKILDDLRHLESVVSHKISEIEADLEKLTKNR, encoded by the coding sequence ATGTATGACAATCTAAAAAGCCTGGGCATTACCAATCCCGATGATATCGATCGCTATAGCCTGCGTCAGGAAGCCAATAACGACATCCTGAAGATCTATTTCCGTAAGGATAAGGGCGAGTTTTTTGCTAAAAGCGTGAAGTTCAAATATCCACGCCAGCGCAAGACCATCGTGGCCGACAACAGCGGACAGGGCTATAAAGAGATCAACGAGATCAGCCCAAACCTGCGTTATGTGATTGATGAACTAGATAAGATTTGTCAGCAGGAGCAGGTTGAAGTCGATCTGAAACGCAAAATCCTCGACGATCTGCGTCATCTGGAAAGCGTCGTTTCGCACAAAATTAGCGAAATCGAAGCCGATTTAGAGAAGTTGACTAAGAATCGCTAA
- the dapD gene encoding 2,3,4,5-tetrahydropyridine-2,6-dicarboxylate N-succinyltransferase, with translation MHQQLQNIIETAFERRAEITPANADTVTREAVTQAISLLDSGALRVAEKIDGQWVTHQWLKKAVLLSFRINDNHLIEGGETRFFDKVPMKFADYDEARFQREGVRVAPPASVRRGAYIARNTVLMPSYVNIGAYVDEGTMVDTWVTVGSCAQIGKNVHLSGGVGIGGVLEPLQANPTIIEDNCFIGARSEVVEGVVVEEGSVISMGVFISQSTRIYDRETGEIHYGRVPAGSVVVSGNLPSKDGSHSMYCAIIVKKVDAKTRGKVGINELLRSID, from the coding sequence ATGCACCAACAATTACAGAACATCATTGAAACGGCTTTCGAGCGCCGCGCAGAAATCACTCCGGCAAACGCAGACACCGTCACGCGTGAAGCCGTTACTCAGGCCATCAGCCTGTTAGATAGCGGCGCCCTGCGCGTTGCAGAAAAAATCGACGGCCAGTGGGTTACCCATCAGTGGCTGAAGAAAGCCGTGCTGCTCTCTTTCCGTATTAATGATAACCACCTTATCGAAGGCGGAGAAACACGCTTTTTCGACAAAGTGCCAATGAAATTTGCTGACTATGATGAAGCGCGTTTCCAGCGTGAAGGCGTGCGCGTTGCACCGCCAGCCAGCGTGCGTCGCGGTGCCTATATCGCACGTAATACCGTGCTGATGCCGTCTTACGTCAACATCGGTGCTTATGTCGACGAAGGCACTATGGTGGATACGTGGGTAACCGTTGGTTCCTGCGCCCAAATCGGTAAAAATGTTCACCTGTCCGGCGGTGTCGGTATCGGTGGCGTTTTGGAACCGTTACAGGCTAACCCAACCATCATTGAAGACAACTGCTTCATCGGTGCGCGTTCTGAAGTAGTAGAAGGCGTTGTCGTTGAAGAAGGTTCGGTCATCTCCATGGGCGTGTTCATCAGCCAAAGCACTCGTATTTACGATCGTGAAACCGGTGAAATTCACTATGGCCGAGTGCCCGCTGGCTCCGTCGTGGTTTCCGGCAACCTGCCGTCCAAAGATGGTAGCCACAGCATGTACTGTGCCATCATTGTGAAGAAAGTGGATGCGAAAACCCGCGGTAAAGTGGGCATCAATGAGTTATTACGCTCCATCGACTAA